GGGGACGGGTCGGGGACGGGTCGGGGACGGGTCGGGCCCCGGAGCGCTCACTCCGGGGCCCGACGTCGCGGGGTCGGCCGTCAGGCGGCGGGGACCTCGGCGGTGGTGCGGATCCGGTCCAGCGTCGGCGCGGAAACCGGCGACTGGGCGGTCAGGTAGTCCACGAAGGCGTCCAGGTCGATCTGGCCGGTGACCTGGTTCGTCCCCCCGGTGAGGGCGCTGAACCCGTCGCCGCCGCCGGCCGGTTCACCGTGATGCAGTACGTGGCGGTGGTGTCGGCGGTGATGCCGCTGATGGTGAGGCTGCCCCCGGACCACGCGGATGCAGGCGCACGGGGCGGCGTGGGTGCGGTGGTGCCGTTCGGCGCCGCACGAGTGTCGTCGGTTGCCGCCGTCTGCCGGACAACGTCAGATCCGGGGTCTAGAAAGGACGGGAGAATCGACACGGACGGAGACGGCATCGTGAGTGCAACGACACCGACGGTGGAGCAGGTGCGATCGGCGGACGGCACCCCCATCGCGTTCGAACGGTCCGGGGCTGGGCCTGCGCTCGTCCTGGTCGGCGGCGCGTTCAACGACCGCAACACGACACGCGCGCTCGGGGCGGCGTTGGCACCGGACTTCACCGTGTTCGGCTACGACCGTCGGGGCCGTGGGCACAGTGGTGACACCGCTCCGTACGAGATCGGCCGGGAGATCGACGACCTGGCCGCGGTGATCGCGGCGGCCGGTGGTTCCGCGGCGCTCTACGGGATTTCCTCCGGCGCGGTCCTGGCCGCCCTCGCGACGGCACAGGGCCTGCCGGTGACCGGTCTGGTCCTGTTCGAGCCGCCGTTTCAGGTCGGCTCGCACGTGGGCGTCCGGAAGGACATCACCGCGCAGCTCATCGAGCTGATCGCGGCCGACGATCGGGATGGAGCGGTAGAGGCTTTCCTCACCGCGTCGGTGGGGTTGCCGGCCGAGGCAGTCGCCGGGATGCGGGCGCAACCGATGTGGGGCGGACTGACCGCGATCGCGCACACCCTGCCGTACGACGCGGTGATCACGGCGGGCGGGCGACTGCCCGCCGACCGGCTGTCGACGATCACCGCGCCGACCCTCGCGGTGGACAGCACCGGGAGTCCACAGTGGCTACGGGACGGCAGCCGGGCCGCGGCCGAGGCGGTTCCTGGCGGGCGGTCCGTCAGCCTCGACGGCGGCAACCACGAGGTGCCGCCGACGACGCTCGCCCCCGCGCTGCGTGAATTTCTGCTCGGTTGACGGCCGACGCGCCTGACCGGCGTGCGGGAGCGGCCCAACGCCCCGGACCA
This genomic interval from Micromonospora sp. WMMD961 contains the following:
- a CDS encoding alpha/beta fold hydrolase, with the protein product MSATTPTVEQVRSADGTPIAFERSGAGPALVLVGGAFNDRNTTRALGAALAPDFTVFGYDRRGRGHSGDTAPYEIGREIDDLAAVIAAAGGSAALYGISSGAVLAALATAQGLPVTGLVLFEPPFQVGSHVGVRKDITAQLIELIAADDRDGAVEAFLTASVGLPAEAVAGMRAQPMWGGLTAIAHTLPYDAVITAGGRLPADRLSTITAPTLAVDSTGSPQWLRDGSRAAAEAVPGGRSVSLDGGNHEVPPTTLAPALREFLLG